One Nicotiana tomentosiformis chromosome 4, ASM39032v3, whole genome shotgun sequence genomic window carries:
- the LOC104094147 gene encoding pathogenesis-related thaumatin-like protein 3.5, with the protein MAADHILVQRVLLILFVLSGVKLSESARIFTIINHCKETVWPGVFPGDNFNGGGFSLKSGQSIIFTAPVGFQGRIWGRTGCNFDKNGNGSCQTGDCGPSLKCSGTGKTPASLAEFTLASLDFYDVSLVDGFNVPMSVTPINGKGNCSIAGCDGDLRQDCPKELAVKANGKVVACRSACDVFDTDEYCCRGNYGNPTTCQPTYYSKKFKQVCPTAYSYAYDDPTSIFTCSGTDYVIAFCSSRNRPVCTYHDHKLVCGGSNGLRSFMWMIILGLTLIIF; encoded by the exons ATGGCTGCAGATCATATTCTTGTTCAAAGAGTTTTGctcattttatttgttttatcaG GTGTAAAATTGTCGGAGTCAGCAAGAATTTTCACGATAATAAACCATTGCAAAGAGACAGTTTGGCCAGGTGTGTTCCCAGGTGACAACTTCAACGGTGGTGGCTTCAGTCTAAAATCAGGCCAATCCATTATTTTCACTGCACCGGTTGGTTTTCAAGGCAGAATTTGGGGAAGAACTGGCTGCAATTTTGACAAAAACGGTAACGGCTCATGCCAAACCGGTGATTGCGGCCCATCCCTCAAATGTTCAGGCACAGGAAAAACCCCTGCTTCACTTGCCGAATTTACCCTTGCTTCCCTTGATTTTTACGATGTTAGCCTTGTTGATGGGTTTAACGTGCCAATGAGTGTTACTCCTATTAATGGTAAAGGAAATTGCTCAATTGCTGGTTGTGACGGAGATTTAAGACAGGATTGCCCCAAAGAACTTGCAGTTAAGGCCAATGGGAAAGTTGTTGCCTGCAGAAGTGCTTGTGATGTGTTTGATACGGATGAGTATTGTTGTAGGGGTAATTATGGAAATCCAACTACTTGTCAACCTACCTATTATTCCAAGAAATTCAAACAAGTTTGTCCTACTGCTTATAGTTATGCCTATGATGATCCAACTAGCATTTTTACATGCTCAGGAACCGATTATGTTATTGCTTTTTGCTCATCAAG GAACCGACCAGTATGCACATACCATGATCACAAGCTCGTTTGCGGTGGATCAAACGGTTTAAGATCGTTCATGTGGATGATAATTCTTGGATTAACCCTTATCATATTTTAA
- the LOC104094148 gene encoding auxin transporter-like protein 3, translating into MASEKVETVIAGNYLEMEREGEEANSNNSVKSKLSNFFWHGGSVYDAWFSCSSNQVAQVLLTLPYSFSQLGMMSGIIFQLFYGLMGSWTAYLISVLYVEYRTRKEREKVDFRNHVIQWFEVLDGLLGKHWRNIGLFFNCTFLLFGSVIQLIACASNIYYINDNLDKRTWTYIFGACCATTVFIPSFHNYRIWSFIGLLMTSYTAWYLTIASLLNGQVEGVKHSGPTTMVLYFTGATNILYTFGGHAVTVEIMHAMWKPQKFKLIYLMATIYVLTLTLPSASAVYWAFGDALLTHSNALALLPRTRFRDAAVVLMLIHQFITFGFACTPLYFVWEKFIRVHDTKSLFKRAMARLPVVIPIWFLAIVFPFFGPINSTVGSLLVSFTVYIIPALAHMVTFASPSARENAVEQPPSFLGRWVGLYCTNIFVVAWVFIVGFGFGGWASMVNFVHQINTFGLFTKCYQCPPHKA; encoded by the exons ATGGCTTCTGAGAAAGTTGAGACTGTTATTGCTGGAAACTACTTGGAAATggagagagaaggagaagaagcCAATTCCAATAACTCTGTGAAAAGCAAATTATCTAATTTTTTCTGGCATGGTGGCTCTGTTTATGATGCATGGTTTAGCTGTTCTTCTAACCAG GTTGCTCAAGTGCTACTTACACTGCCATATTCATTTTCACAACTGGGAATGATGTCTGGAATTATTTTCCAACTCTTCTATGGGTTGATGGGAAGCTGGACTGCTTATCTTATAAGTGTGCTCTACGTTGAGTACAGAACTAGAAAGGAAAGAGAAAAAGTTGACTTCAGAAACCATGTAATTCAg TGGTTTGAAGTTCTTGACGGACTACTAGGAAAGCATTGGAGGAATATTGGCCTCTTTTTTAACTGcacttttcttctatttggatCAGTCATTCAGCTAATTGCATGTGCAAG TAACATATATTATATTAATGACAATCTTGATAAGAGAACTTGGACTTATATATTTGGAGCCTGTTGTGCCACAACTGTGTTcattccttcattccacaactaCAGAATTTGGTCATTTATTGGCCTTCTCATGACAAGTTACACTGCATGGTATCTTACCATAGCTTCTCTTCTCAATGGACAG GTTGAGGGAGTGAAGCACTCAGGACCAACCACAATGGTTCTCTACTTCACCGGTGCTACAAACATTCTTTATACCTTTGGTGGCCACGCTGTCACAGT GGAGATAATGCATGCAATGTGGAAGCCACAGAAGTTTAAGCTTATATATTTGATGGCAACAATTTATGTGCTAACACTGACACTGCCATCAGCAAGTGCCGTGTATTGGGCTTTTGGAGATGCGCTGCTCACTCACTCCAATGCTTTGGCTTTGTTACCAAGAACTAGATTTAGAGACGCTGCTGTAGTTCTCATGCTTATTCATCAG TTTATTACATTTGGATTTGCATGTACCCCTTTgtactttgtgtgggagaaattcatCAGAGTTCATGACACAAAGAGCTTGTTCAAGAGAGCAATGGCAAGACTCCCTGTGGTTATTCCAATATGGTTCTTGGCAATTGTTTTCCCCTTCTTTGGTCCAATTAATTCTACTGTTGGATCTCTTCTTGTTAGCTTCACTGTCTACATTATTCCTGCCTTAGCACACATGGTTACTTTTGCTTCTCCATCGGCTAGAGAG AATGCTGTGGAGCAACCACCATCATTCTTGGGAAGGTGGGTTGGATTGTATTGTACCAACATATTTGTGGTGGCATGGGTCTTCATTGTTGGTTTTGGATTTGGAGGGTGGGCAAGCATGGTCAATTTTGTACATCAAATTAACACTTTTGGCCTCTTCACTAAGTGTTATCAATGCCCTCCACATAAGGCTTGA